A stretch of the Vitis riparia cultivar Riparia Gloire de Montpellier isolate 1030 chromosome 13, EGFV_Vit.rip_1.0, whole genome shotgun sequence genome encodes the following:
- the LOC117927777 gene encoding uncharacterized protein LOC117927777 has protein sequence MASAAAAAAAAPQFYLDEKWKLSKKEGSRSRSSTSPLMRNSSQRRCSFTRKCASLVKEQRARFYIVRRCVTMLICWRDYSDS, from the coding sequence ATGGcttctgctgctgctgctgctgctgctgcaccGCAGTTCTACTTGGATGAGAAGTGGAAGTTGTCGAAGAAGGAAGGGTCGAGAAGCCGGTCTTCGACTTCGCCTCTGATGAGGAATTCGTCGCAGAGGAGGTGTTCGTTTACCAGGAAGTGCGCTAGCTTGGTGAAGGAACAGAGGGCTAGGTTTTACATTGTGAGGCGTTGCGTCACCATGCTCATCTGCTGGCGTGACTACAGTGATTCTTAA